Proteins found in one Herbiconiux sp. A18JL235 genomic segment:
- a CDS encoding tRNA pseudouridine(38-40) synthase TruA, which produces MNLESGTRRIRLDLGYDGTEFSGWARQPGLRTVQGVLEETLATLFRRHQPAPLLTVAGRTDAGVHARGQVAHLDLDEAQLLSLRRRSDGDSGTAPDVLACVLAHRMNGILGADSDVVLHSSTLAPEGFDARFGAVWRRYEYRVADVASPRDPLTRRMTVRHPGALDVEAMDTAARALLGLHDYATFCKPREGSTTIRTLQAFSWRRGEDGVLVASLQADAFCHSMVRALVGAAVAVGAGNLTGEQLIRLRDERMRTSAFLVMPAKGLVLTEVGYPGDGELLARAEQTRARREPI; this is translated from the coding sequence GTGAATCTCGAGAGCGGAACCCGGCGCATCCGCCTCGACCTCGGGTACGACGGCACAGAGTTCTCGGGGTGGGCGCGGCAGCCCGGGCTGCGCACGGTGCAGGGGGTGCTCGAAGAAACGCTCGCGACGCTGTTCCGGCGGCACCAGCCCGCGCCGCTGCTCACGGTCGCGGGGAGAACGGATGCGGGGGTGCACGCGCGCGGGCAGGTCGCCCACCTCGATCTCGACGAGGCGCAGCTGCTCAGTCTGCGGCGGCGGAGCGACGGAGATTCCGGCACCGCTCCCGACGTGCTCGCATGCGTGCTGGCGCATCGGATGAACGGCATCCTGGGTGCCGACTCCGACGTGGTGCTCCATTCGTCGACGCTCGCGCCCGAGGGGTTCGACGCCCGCTTCGGTGCCGTGTGGCGGCGCTACGAGTACCGGGTGGCCGATGTCGCGAGCCCGCGAGACCCGCTGACCAGGCGGATGACCGTGCGGCATCCGGGTGCCCTCGACGTCGAAGCAATGGACACGGCGGCGCGAGCGCTGCTCGGGCTGCACGACTACGCCACCTTCTGCAAGCCGCGCGAGGGGTCGACGACGATCCGCACGCTGCAGGCGTTCTCCTGGCGGAGAGGTGAGGACGGGGTGCTCGTCGCCTCGTTGCAGGCCGACGCGTTCTGTCACAGCATGGTGCGGGCACTCGTGGGCGCGGCGGTCGCCGTGGGGGCGGGAAACCTGACGGGGGAGCAGCTGATTCGCCTGCGGGACGAACGGATGCGCACCAGCGCCTTCCTGGTGATGCCGGCGAAGGGCCTGGTGCTCACCGAGGTGGGCTACCCGGGCGACGGCGAGCTGCTCGCCCGCGCCGAGCAGACCAGGGCGCGTCGCGAGCCTATTTGA
- the rpmJ gene encoding 50S ribosomal protein L36, with the protein MKVNPSVKPICEHCRVIRRNGRVMVICKSNPRHKQRQG; encoded by the coding sequence ATGAAGGTCAACCCCAGCGTCAAGCCCATCTGCGAGCACTGCCGCGTCATCCGCCGCAACGGCCGCGTGATGGTCATCTGCAAGAGCAACCCGCGCCACAAGCAGCGCCAGGGCTAG
- the rplQ gene encoding 50S ribosomal protein L17: protein MPKPTKGPRLGGGPAHERLLLANLAAALFTHKSIKTTETKAKRMRPLAERLITFAKRGDLHARRRVLAVIGDKSVVHELFTEIAPLVAEREGGYTRITKLGFRKGDNAPMVQIELVLEPVTPKKKSAKAAPAAAAPAAAEAPAEPEAETPAEAAADETPEASESDAPEAAEETPAADEAPAEETEEKDAK from the coding sequence ATGCCCAAGCCGACCAAGGGACCCCGTCTCGGCGGAGGACCGGCGCACGAGCGCCTGCTGCTCGCCAACCTGGCTGCCGCTCTGTTCACGCACAAGAGCATCAAGACGACCGAGACCAAGGCGAAGCGGATGCGTCCGCTGGCCGAGCGCCTCATCACCTTCGCCAAGCGCGGTGACCTGCACGCCCGTCGTCGCGTGCTCGCCGTGATCGGCGACAAGAGCGTCGTTCACGAGCTCTTCACCGAGATCGCTCCGCTCGTCGCCGAGCGCGAGGGCGGCTACACCCGCATCACGAAGCTCGGCTTCCGCAAGGGCGACAACGCCCCCATGGTGCAGATCGAGCTCGTGCTCGAGCCCGTGACCCCGAAGAAGAAGTCGGCGAAGGCCGCTCCCGCCGCCGCCGCTCCGGCTGCTGCGGAGGCGCCGGCCGAGCCCGAGGCTGAGACCCCCGCCGAGGCCGCCGCCGACGAGACCCCCGAGGCATCGGAGTCGGATGCCCCCGAGGCTGCGGAGGAGACCCCCGCCGCCGACGAGGCTCCCGCCGAGGAGACCGAGGAGAAGGACGCCAAGTAG
- a CDS encoding HPr family phosphocarrier protein, with protein MAERTVELASAHGLHARPATLFTQAVAKSGVPVTIAKGEGKAVNAASILGVISLGIEQGDTVTLASDAPSSDALLDELVTLLATDMDAQ; from the coding sequence ATGGCTGAACGAACCGTCGAACTGGCATCCGCACACGGGCTCCACGCGCGCCCCGCGACTCTCTTCACGCAAGCCGTGGCGAAATCGGGCGTGCCGGTGACCATCGCGAAGGGGGAGGGCAAAGCGGTGAACGCCGCGAGCATCCTCGGCGTGATCTCGCTCGGCATCGAGCAGGGCGACACCGTCACCCTCGCCTCCGACGCCCCCTCCTCCGACGCCCTCCTCGACGAGCTGGTGACCCTGCTCGCCACCGACATGGACGCCCAGTGA
- a CDS encoding DNA-directed RNA polymerase subunit alpha: MLIAQRPTLTEENISEFRSRFVIEPLEPGFGYTLGNSLRRTLLSSIPGAAVTSIRIDGVLHEFSTIPGVKEDVTEIILNVKGLVVSSEHDEPITAYLRKHASGEVTAADISAPAGVEIHNPELVIATLNDKAKFELELIIERGRGYVSATQNRSEFSEAGQIPIDSIYSPVLKVTYRVEATRAGERTDFDRLVVDVETKPAITPRDAIASAGRTLTELFGLARELNTAAEGIEIGPAPVDAVLSSELSVPIEDLDLSVRSYNCLKREGINTVSELVALSETQLMNIRNFGQKSVDEVKDKLVELGLSLKDTVPGFDGAHFYGGYDDENV, from the coding sequence GTGCTCATTGCACAGCGCCCCACCCTCACCGAGGAGAACATCTCCGAGTTCCGCTCGCGGTTCGTCATCGAACCGCTCGAGCCCGGCTTCGGCTACACCCTCGGAAACTCCCTCCGCCGCACCCTGCTCTCGTCGATCCCCGGCGCCGCTGTCACGAGCATCCGCATCGACGGCGTGCTGCACGAGTTCTCCACCATCCCCGGTGTGAAGGAAGACGTCACCGAGATCATCCTCAACGTGAAGGGTCTCGTCGTCTCCTCCGAGCACGACGAGCCGATCACCGCGTACCTCCGCAAGCACGCGTCGGGCGAGGTCACGGCAGCCGACATCTCGGCTCCCGCGGGTGTCGAGATCCACAACCCCGAGCTGGTCATCGCGACGCTCAACGACAAGGCGAAGTTCGAGCTCGAGCTCATCATCGAGCGCGGCCGCGGCTACGTCTCGGCGACGCAGAACCGCAGCGAGTTCTCCGAGGCCGGTCAGATCCCGATCGACTCGATCTACTCGCCCGTGCTCAAGGTCACCTACCGCGTCGAGGCCACCCGTGCCGGCGAGCGCACCGACTTCGACCGCCTCGTGGTCGACGTCGAGACCAAGCCCGCCATCACCCCGCGCGACGCCATCGCCTCGGCCGGCCGCACCCTCACCGAGCTGTTCGGTCTGGCGCGCGAGCTCAACACCGCTGCCGAGGGCATCGAGATCGGCCCCGCGCCGGTCGACGCCGTGCTGTCCTCCGAGCTCTCGGTTCCGATCGAAGACCTCGACCTCTCGGTGCGTTCGTACAACTGCCTGAAGCGCGAGGGGATCAACACGGTCTCCGAGCTCGTGGCACTCAGCGAGACGCAGCTCATGAACATCCGCAACTTCGGTCAGAAGTCGGTCGACGAGGTGAAGGACAAGCTCGTCGAGCTCGGCCTGTCGCTGAAAGACACCGTTCCCGGTTTCGACGGCGCCCACTTCTACGGCGGCTACGACGACGAGAACGTCTGA
- the infA gene encoding translation initiation factor IF-1, which produces MAKKDGVIEIEGAVVEALPNAMFRVELTNGHKVLAHISGKMRQHYIRILPEDRVIVELSPYDLTRGRIVYRYK; this is translated from the coding sequence ATGGCCAAAAAAGACGGAGTCATCGAGATCGAGGGCGCAGTCGTCGAAGCTCTCCCGAACGCCATGTTCCGGGTGGAGTTGACGAACGGCCACAAGGTTCTGGCCCACATCTCGGGCAAGATGCGTCAGCACTACATCCGCATCCTCCCGGAGGACCGCGTGATCGTGGAGCTGAGCCCCTACGACCTCACCCGTGGCCGGATCGTCTACCGCTACAAGTAG
- a CDS encoding PTS mannitol transporter subunit IICB: protein MTTTSDTKARGGARVRVQRFGTFLSGMVMPNIPAFIAWGLITSLFIATGWLPNGILGGGGNVAEIGWIGAQTQLVQPEDGAPFTAYVGLVGPMLTYLLPLLIASTGGRMVYGARGAVVGTIATMGVIVGASIPMFIGAMIMGPLGAYLIKQLDKLWAGKIKPGFEMLVDNFSAGILGFLLAIAGFFGIAPVIQGVSAALEAGVNWLTNLGLLPLVSILVEPGKVLFLNNAINHGVFTPLGAIQVQESGKSILFLIEANPGPGLGILLAFSIFGVGLAKASAPGAAIIQFFGGIHEIYFPYVLSKPLTILAAIAGGATGVAVNVLFQSGLRTAASPGSIFAVLAATAQDSYVGVILSVIAAAAVSFLITAIILRASRKRDLEKEDAGDLSAAIAKTTANKGKESSVLGTLTTEGVPARDAEAVAEETSLLTDTRPIRNIVFACDAGMGSSAMGASVLRNKIKKAGIDGVTVVNKAIANLEDDVDLVITQRELTPRAQERTPSAEHVSVDNFMNSPRYDEVVEKLKTQGGAE, encoded by the coding sequence ATGACAACGACGTCAGATACGAAGGCACGGGGAGGTGCCCGCGTCCGCGTCCAGCGGTTCGGCACGTTCCTCTCGGGCATGGTCATGCCCAACATCCCCGCGTTCATCGCCTGGGGCCTCATCACGAGCCTCTTCATCGCCACCGGCTGGCTGCCGAACGGCATCCTCGGCGGTGGCGGCAACGTCGCCGAGATCGGCTGGATCGGAGCGCAGACGCAGCTCGTCCAGCCCGAGGACGGCGCCCCGTTCACCGCGTACGTGGGACTCGTCGGCCCCATGCTCACCTATCTGCTGCCGCTCCTGATCGCCAGCACCGGCGGACGGATGGTGTACGGCGCTCGTGGTGCCGTCGTCGGCACCATTGCGACCATGGGTGTCATCGTGGGAGCGAGCATCCCCATGTTCATCGGCGCGATGATCATGGGCCCCCTCGGCGCCTACCTGATCAAGCAGCTCGACAAGCTTTGGGCGGGCAAGATCAAGCCCGGGTTCGAGATGCTGGTCGACAACTTCTCGGCCGGTATCCTGGGCTTCCTGTTGGCCATCGCCGGCTTCTTCGGGATCGCGCCCGTCATCCAGGGCGTCAGCGCCGCACTCGAGGCCGGAGTCAACTGGCTCACCAACCTCGGGCTGCTCCCCCTCGTGAGCATCCTGGTGGAGCCCGGCAAGGTGCTGTTCCTCAACAACGCGATCAACCACGGTGTCTTCACCCCGCTGGGCGCGATCCAGGTGCAGGAGTCGGGCAAGTCGATCCTGTTCCTCATCGAGGCCAACCCCGGCCCCGGTCTGGGCATCCTGCTGGCGTTCTCCATCTTCGGTGTCGGACTCGCCAAGGCGAGCGCCCCGGGAGCCGCCATCATCCAGTTCTTCGGTGGCATCCACGAGATCTACTTCCCGTACGTGCTGTCGAAGCCGCTCACGATCCTCGCGGCCATCGCCGGTGGTGCGACGGGCGTGGCGGTGAACGTGCTCTTCCAGTCGGGACTCCGCACCGCTGCGTCGCCGGGTTCGATCTTCGCCGTCCTGGCGGCGACCGCGCAGGACAGCTACGTCGGCGTCATCCTCTCCGTCATCGCGGCCGCGGCCGTGTCATTCCTTATCACGGCGATCATCCTGCGGGCCAGCCGCAAGCGTGATCTCGAGAAGGAGGATGCGGGCGACCTCTCGGCAGCGATAGCCAAGACCACCGCGAACAAGGGCAAGGAGTCGAGCGTGCTCGGCACCCTCACCACCGAGGGCGTGCCCGCGCGCGACGCCGAGGCCGTGGCGGAGGAGACGTCGCTGCTCACCGACACCCGCCCGATCAGGAACATCGTGTTCGCCTGCGACGCGGGAATGGGATCGAGTGCCATGGGCGCATCCGTGCTCCGGAATAAGATCAAGAAGGCCGGCATCGACGGCGTCACCGTGGTGAACAAGGCCATCGCGAACCTCGAGGACGACGTCGACCTGGTGATCACCCAGCGCGAGCTCACGCCGCGGGCGCAGGAGCGCACGCCGAGCGCCGAGCACGTGTCGGTGGACAACTTCATGAACAGCCCGCGCTACGACGAGGTCGTGGAGAAGCTGAAGACACAGGGCGGCGCCGAGTAG
- a CDS encoding PTS sugar transporter subunit IIA: protein MAVLEPSQIRLSGTAKTREEAIAEASAILVEAGAVAPEYLDYMLQREETVSTYMGNLLAIPHGTNEGKDTILDSALSFVRYDEPLDWGGEEVRFVVGIAGKDGGHMEILTKIAIVFSEEDDVARLLAASTPAEVLDILGDLND, encoded by the coding sequence ATGGCCGTACTGGAACCGTCGCAGATCCGCTTGTCGGGAACCGCGAAGACGCGCGAGGAGGCGATCGCCGAGGCATCGGCGATCCTGGTGGAGGCGGGGGCCGTGGCTCCCGAGTACCTCGACTACATGCTCCAGCGCGAGGAGACGGTCTCGACGTACATGGGCAACCTCCTCGCCATCCCGCACGGCACGAACGAGGGCAAGGACACGATCCTCGACTCCGCGCTCTCGTTCGTGCGGTACGACGAGCCTCTCGACTGGGGCGGGGAAGAGGTGCGCTTCGTCGTCGGCATCGCAGGCAAGGACGGCGGGCACATGGAGATCCTCACCAAGATCGCCATCGTGTTCAGCGAAGAAGACGACGTCGCCAGGCTGCTGGCGGCGTCGACCCCGGCCGAGGTGCTCGACATCCTCGGCGACCTCAACGACTGA
- a CDS encoding mannitol-1-phosphate 5-dehydrogenase gives MKAVHFGAGNIGRGFVGLILHDAGYEIVFADVNAELIDALAASESYRVHAVGENSSTRTVTGYRALNSGTDTDAVVAEIATADVVTTAVGPTILKFVAPVIAEALGRRSPDLAPLTVMACENAINATDLLRAEVVGRLEGGDGAPELARVVFANTAVDRIVPNQAPDAGLDVTVEDFFEWAIEVGPFGDAVPDIPDAHFVPDLAPYIERKLFTVNTGHATVAYHGWVEGASTLADALSMPEVFAEVKAVLEETKALLVAKHEFDPATQEAYLEKNLVRFANPYLTDTPERVGRQPLRKISRHERFIGPAAELAERGLPAEALLRAVRAALRFDAPGDPQTAELADRLSSLSPERFATEVCGIEPEHPLFDALAGTIRSVDAYR, from the coding sequence ATGAAGGCCGTCCACTTCGGCGCCGGGAACATCGGACGCGGCTTCGTGGGGCTCATCCTTCACGACGCGGGTTACGAGATCGTCTTCGCCGACGTGAACGCGGAGCTCATCGACGCCCTCGCGGCCTCGGAGAGCTACCGCGTCCACGCGGTGGGGGAGAACTCCTCGACCCGCACGGTGACGGGCTACCGCGCCCTCAACAGCGGCACCGACACGGATGCTGTGGTCGCCGAGATCGCGACAGCCGACGTCGTGACGACCGCGGTCGGCCCCACCATCCTGAAGTTCGTGGCACCGGTGATCGCCGAGGCCCTCGGCCGGCGGAGCCCCGACCTCGCGCCGCTCACGGTGATGGCGTGCGAGAACGCGATCAACGCCACCGATCTGCTGCGGGCCGAGGTGGTGGGCCGGCTCGAGGGGGGAGACGGCGCTCCCGAGCTCGCGCGCGTCGTCTTCGCGAACACCGCGGTCGACCGCATCGTGCCGAACCAGGCACCCGACGCGGGCCTCGACGTCACGGTCGAGGACTTCTTCGAGTGGGCCATCGAAGTGGGCCCGTTCGGCGACGCCGTCCCCGACATCCCCGACGCCCACTTCGTGCCCGATCTCGCACCGTACATCGAGCGCAAACTCTTCACGGTGAACACCGGGCACGCCACCGTGGCGTACCACGGCTGGGTCGAGGGGGCCTCGACCCTCGCCGACGCGCTGTCGATGCCCGAGGTGTTCGCCGAGGTGAAGGCCGTGCTCGAGGAGACCAAGGCGCTGCTCGTGGCCAAGCACGAGTTCGACCCGGCGACCCAGGAGGCGTACCTGGAGAAGAACCTCGTGCGCTTCGCGAACCCGTACCTCACCGACACCCCCGAGCGTGTGGGGCGCCAGCCGCTGCGCAAGATCTCGCGCCACGAGCGCTTCATCGGCCCCGCCGCCGAGCTCGCCGAGCGCGGGCTGCCGGCAGAGGCGCTGCTGCGGGCGGTGCGCGCAGCGCTCCGCTTCGACGCCCCGGGCGATCCGCAGACGGCCGAGCTCGCCGACCGGCTGTCGAGCCTCAGCCCCGAGCGATTCGCGACCGAGGTGTGCGGGATCGAACCCGAGCATCCGCTCTTCGACGCGTTGGCGGGCACTATACGCTCGGTCGACGCCTACCGGTGA
- the ptsP gene encoding phosphoenolpyruvate--protein phosphotransferase, with the protein MAEASGGVLTGTGIGRGIAVGAVLRMPDPLPEPDDVASALTPDAEKERARASLAATAAIIRHRGERAGGSAKDVLEAQAFMAEDPTLIDDIGVRIDAGKTAERAVFEAFATFRDLLVSMGGYMGERATDLDDVSQRVVAHLRGVPAPGVPDPEHPFILVARDLAPADTALLDLGKVLALVTSDGGPTSHTAILAREKSIVAVVGVKDALGLADGTEIVVDAAAGTVTVAPDDAQRADAVARAEALAASRTAATGPGMLADGTSIPLLANLGSADGAEDAVAKGAEGVGLFRTEFLFLDAATAPTVEEQKAQYVRLLQAFPGKKVVVRALDAGADKPLSFLNDAPEENPALGLRGLRALRANEPILRDQLTALAAADAETDADVWVMAPMVSTVEETRYFTALARQLGLKTAGVMVEVPSSALLADRILADADFASIGTNDLTQYTLAADRLLGSVASFQDPWHPAVLKLVGEVGKAGRAAGKPVGICGEAAADPLLAVVLVGLGATTLSMSPSALADVRAELAQYSLEQAVAFAELALQASSAVEARAAVTAAASPTTHTETEQSS; encoded by the coding sequence ATGGCCGAGGCATCAGGCGGCGTACTGACCGGCACCGGCATCGGCCGCGGCATCGCCGTGGGCGCCGTGCTGCGGATGCCCGACCCGCTGCCCGAGCCCGACGACGTCGCGAGCGCCCTCACGCCCGACGCCGAGAAGGAGCGCGCCCGCGCCTCGCTCGCCGCGACGGCCGCCATCATCCGTCACCGCGGCGAACGCGCGGGCGGCTCGGCCAAGGACGTGCTCGAGGCTCAGGCCTTCATGGCCGAAGACCCCACCCTCATCGACGACATCGGGGTGCGCATCGACGCCGGCAAGACCGCCGAGCGCGCCGTGTTCGAGGCCTTCGCCACCTTCCGCGACCTGCTCGTGAGCATGGGCGGCTACATGGGCGAGCGCGCCACCGACCTCGACGACGTGTCGCAGCGCGTGGTCGCGCACCTGCGCGGCGTTCCGGCTCCGGGGGTGCCCGACCCCGAGCATCCGTTCATCCTCGTCGCCCGCGACCTCGCCCCCGCCGACACCGCCCTGCTCGACCTCGGCAAGGTGCTCGCGCTCGTGACGAGCGACGGCGGGCCGACCTCGCACACCGCGATCCTGGCCCGCGAGAAGTCGATCGTGGCCGTGGTGGGCGTGAAGGATGCGCTGGGTCTCGCCGACGGCACCGAGATCGTCGTCGACGCGGCGGCGGGCACCGTCACGGTGGCTCCCGACGACGCGCAGCGCGCCGACGCCGTGGCGCGCGCTGAGGCGCTCGCCGCCTCCCGCACTGCAGCGACCGGGCCCGGGATGCTCGCCGACGGCACCTCGATCCCCCTGCTCGCCAACCTCGGCTCCGCCGACGGGGCCGAGGATGCGGTGGCCAAGGGGGCAGAGGGCGTCGGCCTGTTCCGCACCGAGTTCCTCTTCCTCGACGCCGCGACGGCGCCGACGGTCGAGGAGCAGAAGGCGCAGTACGTGCGTCTGCTGCAGGCGTTCCCGGGCAAGAAGGTGGTGGTGCGGGCGCTCGATGCCGGCGCCGACAAGCCGCTCAGCTTCCTGAATGACGCACCCGAGGAGAATCCCGCGCTCGGGCTCCGGGGCCTCCGTGCACTGCGCGCCAACGAGCCCATCCTGCGCGACCAGCTCACGGCGCTCGCCGCGGCGGACGCCGAGACCGACGCCGACGTGTGGGTGATGGCGCCCATGGTGTCGACGGTCGAGGAGACCCGCTACTTCACCGCGCTCGCCCGGCAGCTGGGGCTGAAGACGGCCGGTGTGATGGTGGAGGTACCGTCGTCGGCGCTGCTGGCCGACCGCATCCTCGCCGACGCCGACTTCGCCTCGATCGGCACCAACGACCTGACCCAGTACACGCTGGCCGCCGACCGCCTGCTGGGGTCGGTCGCCTCGTTCCAAGACCCGTGGCACCCGGCCGTGCTGAAACTCGTGGGCGAGGTCGGCAAGGCCGGGCGCGCCGCGGGCAAGCCCGTCGGCATCTGCGGCGAAGCCGCCGCCGACCCGCTGCTGGCCGTCGTGCTCGTCGGCCTCGGCGCCACCACGCTCTCGATGTCGCCGTCGGCCCTCGCCGACGTGCGCGCCGAGCTCGCGCAGTACTCGCTCGAGCAGGCAGTCGCCTTCGCCGAGCTCGCCCTCCAGGCCTCGAGCGCCGTCGAAGCGCGCGCGGCCGTCACCGCAGCTGCATCACCCACCACCCACACAGAAACGGAGCAGTCGTCATGA
- a CDS encoding PTS sugar transporter subunit IIB: MNTVLIVCGAGASSTFLALRLRRIAMARGLDLVVEAGSLPELDERMRESTVLLVGPHLSSHFDDLAERARLVGARAAMLPDTVFGPEGADHAADLVMATLERKETDHG, translated from the coding sequence GTGAACACAGTGCTCATCGTCTGCGGTGCAGGAGCGTCGAGCACTTTCCTCGCACTCCGGCTCCGCCGCATCGCGATGGCGCGCGGCCTCGATCTGGTCGTGGAGGCGGGCTCCCTGCCCGAACTCGACGAACGGATGCGGGAATCCACGGTCCTGCTGGTCGGACCCCACCTCAGCTCGCACTTCGACGACCTCGCCGAACGTGCCCGCCTGGTGGGCGCGCGGGCCGCGATGCTCCCCGACACGGTGTTCGGACCGGAGGGCGCAGACCACGCAGCCGACCTGGTGATGGCAACGCTCGAACGCAAGGAGACAGACCATGGCTGA
- the rpsM gene encoding 30S ribosomal protein S13, translating into MARLAGVDIPRDKRVEVALTYIYGVGRTRALKTLADTEISGDIRVKDLTDDQLVALRDYIEGNYKVEGDLRREVAADIRRKVEIGSYEGVRHRKGLPVRGQRTKTNARTRKGPKRTVAGKKKAGR; encoded by the coding sequence ATGGCACGTCTAGCAGGAGTTGACATCCCCCGCGACAAGCGCGTGGAAGTCGCACTCACCTACATCTACGGGGTCGGCCGCACGCGCGCACTGAAGACCCTCGCCGACACCGAGATCTCGGGCGACATCCGCGTGAAGGATCTCACCGACGACCAGCTCGTCGCGCTCCGCGACTACATCGAGGGCAACTACAAGGTGGAGGGTGACCTCCGCCGTGAGGTCGCCGCCGACATCCGCCGCAAGGTCGAGATCGGTTCCTACGAGGGTGTCCGCCACCGCAAGGGCCTCCCGGTCCGCGGTCAGCGCACCAAGACCAACGCTCGTACCCGCAAGGGCCCGAAGCGCACCGTCGCCGGCAAGAAGAAGGCCGGCCGCTAA
- the rpsK gene encoding 30S ribosomal protein S11 — protein sequence MATPKSAVRKPRKKEKKNVAVGQAHIKSTFNNTIVSITDTTGAVISWASSGGVGFKGSRKSTPFAAQLAAESAARQAQEHGMKKVDVFVKGPGSGRETAIRSLQAAGLEVGSINDVTPQAHNGCRPPKRRRV from the coding sequence ATGGCAACCCCCAAGTCGGCCGTACGCAAGCCGCGCAAGAAAGAGAAGAAGAACGTCGCCGTGGGCCAGGCCCACATCAAGTCGACCTTCAACAACACCATCGTGTCGATCACCGACACCACCGGTGCCGTCATCAGCTGGGCCTCCTCGGGTGGCGTCGGCTTCAAGGGCTCGCGCAAGTCGACCCCGTTCGCCGCGCAGCTCGCCGCCGAGTCGGCAGCCCGCCAGGCGCAGGAGCACGGCATGAAGAAGGTCGACGTCTTCGTCAAGGGCCCGGGCTCGGGCCGCGAGACCGCGATCCGCTCGCTCCAGGCCGCCGGCCTCGAGGTCGGTTCGATCAACGACGTGACCCCGCAGGCGCACAACGGGTGCCGCCCGCCCAAGCGTCGCCGCGTGTGA